Proteins co-encoded in one Neofelis nebulosa isolate mNeoNeb1 chromosome 2, mNeoNeb1.pri, whole genome shotgun sequence genomic window:
- the PRKRA gene encoding interferon-inducible double-stranded RNA-dependent protein kinase activator A isoform X2 — MQVFGELNFFVFCSSKISWLSFAVPDPLMPDPSKQPKNQLNPIGSLQELAIHHGWRLPEYTLSQEGGPAHKREYTTICRLESFMETGKGASKKQAKRNAAEKFLAKFSNISPENHISLTNVVGHSLGCTWHSLRNSPGEKINLLKRSLLSIPNTDYIQLLSEIAKEQGFNITYLDIEELSANGQYQCLAELSTSPITVCHGSGISCGNAQSDAAHNALQYLKIIAERK; from the exons ATGCAAGTATTTGGTGAGCTAAATTTCTTTGTATTCTGCAGCTCAAAAATATCATGGCTGAG ctttGCAGTTCCTGACCCCTTAATGCCCGACCCTTCTAAGCAACCAAAGAACCAGCTTAATCCTATTGGTTCATTACAG GAATTGGCTATTCATCATGGCTGGAGACTTCCTGAATATACCCTTTCCCAAGAGGGAGGACCTGCTCACAAGAgagaatataccacaatttgcaGGCTCGAGTCATTTATGGAAACTG gaaagggGGCATCAAAAAAACAAGCCAAGAGAAACGCTGCTGAGAAGTTTCTTGCCAAATTCAGCAATATTTCTCCGGAGAACCACATTTCTTTA ACAAATGTAGTAGGACATTCTTTAGGATGTACTTGGCATTCCTTGAGGAATTCTCCTGGTGAAAAGATCAACTTACTGAAAAGAAGCCTCCTCAGTATTCCAAATACAGATTACATCCAGCTGCTTAGTGAAATTGCCAAGGAACAAGGTTTTAATATAACATATTTGGATATag AAGAGCTGAGTGCCAATGGACAGTATCAGTGTCTCGCTGAACTATCCACCAGTCCCATCACAGTCTGTCATGGCTCCGGGATCTCCTGTGGCAATGCCCAGAGTGACGCAGCTCACAATGCTTTACAGTATTTAAAGATAATAGCAGAAAGAAAGTAA
- the PRKRA gene encoding interferon-inducible double-stranded RNA-dependent protein kinase activator A isoform X3 codes for MPDPSKQPKNQLNPIGSLQELAIHHGWRLPEYTLSQEGGPAHKREYTTICRLESFMETGKGASKKQAKRNAAEKFLAKFSNISPENHISLTNVVGHSLGCTWHSLRNSPGEKINLLKRSLLSIPNTDYIQLLSEIAKEQGFNITYLDIEELSANGQYQCLAELSTSPITVCHGSGISCGNAQSDAAHNALQYLKIIAERK; via the exons ATGCCCGACCCTTCTAAGCAACCAAAGAACCAGCTTAATCCTATTGGTTCATTACAG GAATTGGCTATTCATCATGGCTGGAGACTTCCTGAATATACCCTTTCCCAAGAGGGAGGACCTGCTCACAAGAgagaatataccacaatttgcaGGCTCGAGTCATTTATGGAAACTG gaaagggGGCATCAAAAAAACAAGCCAAGAGAAACGCTGCTGAGAAGTTTCTTGCCAAATTCAGCAATATTTCTCCGGAGAACCACATTTCTTTA ACAAATGTAGTAGGACATTCTTTAGGATGTACTTGGCATTCCTTGAGGAATTCTCCTGGTGAAAAGATCAACTTACTGAAAAGAAGCCTCCTCAGTATTCCAAATACAGATTACATCCAGCTGCTTAGTGAAATTGCCAAGGAACAAGGTTTTAATATAACATATTTGGATATag AAGAGCTGAGTGCCAATGGACAGTATCAGTGTCTCGCTGAACTATCCACCAGTCCCATCACAGTCTGTCATGGCTCCGGGATCTCCTGTGGCAATGCCCAGAGTGACGCAGCTCACAATGCTTTACAGTATTTAAAGATAATAGCAGAAAGAAAGTAA